From the Streptomonospora nanhaiensis genome, the window GGTGCCGGGGCGCCCGCTCGGACCTGTGGGCGCCGCCGCACGCCCCCGCGCAGGCCCACCCCCGGTACCGCGCGGCCCGCACCCCGCGCGCGCCTGCCCCGCTCCCGCGCCGGATCCGGCAGCGCGCGGGCGGAACGGACCCCCGATCACCGGATCCGCGCGAGCGGAGTCCCCGCCGACGATCCGTGGTTCGCCGGACACGTTCGGCGACCGAGACGGCGGTGGTGGATCGTCCCGCCGACGAGACGACGGCCGGAGGGCTCTGGGCGCGCGCCACGGGTGTGTGCCGGGGTGCGGCCATAGCGCCTCGAATGGGGCGACCCGCGGCCGGGCGGCGTTAGATTGGGAGCGTCAACACGCCCCCGGTTGCCGCCGCCCGGGGGTTTTCACGGGTGCCGCTCGGCGCCCGTGCCGCAGCGATTCGGGTATCGGTGAGAATCACGTTGTCCTCCACGACCTGGGTGATCCTGTTCGCCCTGCCGATCATCGCGATCATCGCGATCATCGCGTTCGCCAGGTATCACTCCTCCGATGTCCAGCAGGACGGGCGCGACGACATGCCGGACGACACCTGACCCGCCGGGTCCCCCGGCGGGCGGCGCCGTCGGCGCGGTGCCGCCCTCGGGGGCCCGGCAGCCGGTCAGCCCGCGGGCGAGGGGTCCTGCGTGCGCGCGGAACCGGCCGGGTCGGTGTCGGCGGGCGGCGGGGCCTGCGGCGGCACCGGCGGCCTCGGCGCGGGGCCCGGCGGAGCCTCGGCCAGCTCCGCCGCGGGTACGGGCGTGAACTCCCCGGAACCGGGGTCGAGCACCGAGATCTCGGCGGTCTCCAGGTCGTAGTACATGCCGGTCAGCTCCAGGCGGCCCTCCTCGTAGCGGCGGCGCACCGCCGGGTAGGTCAGCAGGTTCTCCAACTGCTGCACCACGTTGGCCTGCGACAGCAGCCGCATCGCCTCGGGCGCCGGCGCCCCCAGCAGCCGGGAGCGGCCCGCGCGGGCGGCGCTGGCCTCGCCGTGGCCCAGCCAGCGGCCCAGGTGCGCGAGCTCGGAGTCGTCAGGCGTGCCCGCGCGCTCCATCAGCGCCTTCATGGCCCCGCAGTTGGAGTGCCCGCACACCACCACCGAGGGGACGTCCAGCACGGTCACCGCGTACTCCACGGCCGCGCCCACGGAGTCGTCGGGCTGGGCGGCGCCGTGCCTGGGCACCAGGTTGCCGATGTTGCGGACCGTGAACAGGTCGCCGGGCCCGCTGGCCGTGATGACGTTGGGCACCACCCGGGAGTCGGCGCAGGTGATGAACAGCGCCTTGGGGTGCTGGCGGTGCGCCAGCCGGCTCATCAGCGAGCGCATGCGCCCGGCCGTGCTCGCGTGGTACTCGCGGGCGCCGCTGAGCAGGAGGTCCGAGGGCGGGTCGCCGTGGTCGAAGCCGCGCATCTGCCATGGCGCCCACCAGCGCGACAGGCCGCTGGGCGCGGTCTTGTCGGCGGGCGGGGCCTGCCGCGACCGCCGTTCGTACCAGTTCTCGTGGACCTCGTCGATGTCGACGGTGCCGCCGGTGCGCTCGTGGTCGAGCCGCCAGGCGTGGATGGACTCGAACGCGGCGTGGTCCATGAAGTCGACGTGCAGGTCGAGGTCGACGTGGGTGCCGTTGGGCACGGTGCGCAGCACGTGGGCCACGCGCGGAACCCCCAGGAAGGTCAGCGAGCCCTGCACCACGATGTGCCAGCGGCCCTCGAACTCCTCGGTGAGGACGGTGACCCGGGTGAGACGGCGCAGCGACACCAGGATCGCCACCGCGAACCCGATGATGACGCCCTCCAGCAGCCCGAACACCACGACGGCGCCCAGCGCCACCACGTAGACGCTGGCCTCGCGGTGGCGGCGGAGGTCGCGCAGGCGCGCCAGGTTCACCATCTGGGCGCCGATGAACACCAGCAGGGCCGCCAGTGCCGCCATGGGGACCAGCTCCGCCGCCGTGGCCAGCAGCGCGATGAACACCATGATCCAGACGCCGTGCATGATCGCCGAGAGCGGGGTGCGCGCCCCCGCGCGGGCGTTGGCGGTGCTGCGCACGATTACGCCGGCCACCGGCAGGCCGCCCAGTGCGCCGCTGACGGTGTTGGCGGTGCCCTGGCCGATGAGTTCGCGGTTGAGGTTCACGCGGGGGCCGTCGTGCAGGCGGTCGACGGCGATGGCGCCCAGCAGGGACTCCACACTGGCGACCAGCGCCACCGCCAGGGCCCCGATGGCCACCCCGTGGAGGTCGGCGCGCTCGGGCAGCAGCGGCCCGCTCCAGGCGGCGGCCAGGGAGTCGGGCAGGTCGACGCGTTCGACCGGGAGTTCGGCCAGTGTGGCGACGACCGTGGCCGCGGTGATGGCCACCAGGGCGGCGGGCAGCAGCCGGATACGGCCCACTCCCGGCAGGCGGGGCCACACCAGCAGCACCGCGATGGTCAGCGCCCCCACCGCGACGGCCGGGGTGTGGCTGTCGAGCAGTTGGCCGGGGAGTTCGGTGATGCCGGCCATGGCCGAACTCGGGGGGTCGCCGCCGAGCACCACGTGGATCTGCGCCAGCGCGATGGTGACGCCCATGCCCGCCAGCATGCCGTGGATGACCGCCGGCGAGACGGCCAGCGCGGCCCGGGCGATGCGGAACGCCCCCAGCCCGAGCTGGATGACCCCGGCCAGCATGGTGATGAGGCAGGTGACCCGCCAGCCGTAGGTGTGGACGAGGTCGGCGACGATGATGGTCAGGCTGGCCGTCGGGCCGCTCACCTGTACCGCCGAGCCGCCCACGGAGCCGGCGACGATGCCGCCGACGATGGCGGCGATCAGCCCGGCCACCAGCGGCGCGCCCGAGGCGACGGCGATGCCCAGCGACAGGGGCACCGCCACCAGGAAGACCACCAGCGAGGCGGCGAGGTCGCCGGGGACGTTGCGGAGTAAGGGGAGCGAGCGCAGGCGGGTCAGCGGGCCGGTGCCCGCATCCCGGGGCGCGGTCGATGTTCCCTGGGCGTCGTGACGCATGGTTACCCCCGATGGGTGTGAACGAAAAGGCGCTCTGGGACAGCGGCCGTGCGGAGGATCAGGGAGCCGACCTCGGAACCTGACCCAGCGAACGCTGTTGGGCACCCACGGTAACGAACGCGTACGGTTAATGGACGGGCACATTAGGTGATCTTGACAACCGTGGAACCGGGAACTTTCCGGCCCGCCGGCACGTGGAAGTACGGGCGCACGCGAAGGGGGGCGGGGCGCCTCGCGCGCCCCGCCCCCCTTCAGCGGTCCGAATCGGTCCAGGCTAGCGGAACCGTCCGTCGTTGTAGCCGTATCCGCCCTGGCCATAGGGCGGAGGGGCGTTCTCGGGGTCGTGCTGGTCGGGGTGGCCGCCGCCGTAGGCCGGCCACTCTCCCGAGGGCGCGTCGTAGCCCGGTGCGGTCGGATAGCCGCTGTAGGGCTCCCCGGCCTTGGGGTACTCGCCCAGCACATCGGGGTAGCCCGAGTACGGCCCGCCGACCGGATCCGGGCCGCCAGGTTGCCCCGGTCCGGGCACGGCCGGGCCACCAGGTGGGGTGGGGCCGCCCGTTCCCGGGCCGCCCGCGGCGCCGATGCCGGAGTAGCCGCCCGGCCCCTCGGAGCCGCGCGGGGGCGCGGGGTAGGCGCCGCTCTCGTAGGGGTCGCGCCCGTAGGGCCCGGAGCCGTAGGGGGAGGGCGGCTCGTAGCCGGTGCTGCGCGGCGCCATGGAGGGCTGTTCGCCGGTGGGGTCGCTCCACCCCGGCTGCTGCTGGTCCCACAGGGCGGCGGGCGGGGTGCCGTAGCCGTACCCGCCGCCGGGCGCGCCCGCCGGGGGCGGGGGCACCGGCGGGGCCGCCGGCGGCGTCGGCTGCGGCGGCTCGGGCGCCGGCGGTGCGGCGTAGGAGCCGGTGTCGAAGGAGCCGGTGTCGAAGGACTCCCGCGAGAACGACCCGGTGGTGTACTGCGGCGGAGCGGAGGGGTCGAACCCGCTCGCCGGGGTGCCCGGGCCCGCGGGCGGGGCCACGCCGCCCGGCGGGGTGCCGGGGGTGCCCGGCCGCGCGCCGGTGCCCGGCGCGGTCGGCGGCACGGCGGGCCGCTGGTGGGAGCCGGTCTCCAGGCTCGACCAGATCGGCGAGGAGTCCTCGGCCGGCGTGAACGAGGGGTCGGTCAGCGGGTCGCCGCCGGAGCCGCGTCCGCCCGGGTAGGACGTCCGGCTGTGGGAGCCCGTGTCGTAGGGCGAGGCGGGCGGCGAGGGCTCGTAGCCGGGGCGGGTGTGGGAGCCGGTGTCGTAGGAGGGCCGCGAGGAGGTGCCGGTGTCGAAGGGCGAGCGGCCCGCGGAACCGGGCTCGTAGCTGGAGCGGCTGTGCGACCCGGTGTCGTAGGAGGAGCGGGGCAGCGGGCCGGAGTCGTAGGACGGGCGGCTGTGGGAGCCCGTGTCGTAGGGCGAGGTGCCCGACGAGGGCTCGTATCCCGGGCGCGCGTGCGAGCCGGTGTCGAAGGAGCCGCGCGGCGAGGCGCCGGAGTCCAGCGGCGAGCGGCCCGCGGAACCGGGCTCGTAGCCGGGGCGCGCGTGGGAGCCGGTGTCGTAGGAGGAGCGGGGCAGCGGGCCGGAGTCGTAGGACGGGCGGGTGTGGGAGCCCGTGTCGAGGGACGAGGAGCCCGAGCCGCTCAGCGGGGTGGACCCGCCCAGCGGGTCGCGGGAGTAGGAGCCGGTGTCGCGGGAGGTGTCCCACCGCGCGGTGCGGTCGGCGGACGAGCCGGAGCCGGGACCGGAGGCCCCGGCGGCGGGCGCCAGCGGGTCGATGGAGGAGGACGAGGGGCTGGAGGGGCGGCCGGGGGAGGCGGTGCCGCCGGCGCCGCCCGGACCGCTCTGCGCGAACGGAGCGGTGGCGGCCGAGCCGCTCGCGGAGGAGCGGGAGGGCCCGCCGAGCGGGTCGGCCAGGGGGTCGCTGAGCGGGTCGGCCAGGGGGTCGCTGAGCGGGTCGGGAGCCGCGGGCGCGGGCCGCGCGGGGGCGGCGGGCGCCGAGGGCCGCTGACCGGCGCTGGGCAGCGCGCGGGGGTCGGCGCCGCCCGCCTGCGGGCGGGGCTCCTCGGCGCGGTCGGTGTCGGTGCGCGAGGTGTCGCCGCCGGGAGCCGATCCCTGGCCCAGGCTCGCCAGCACGGCCAGGCCCGACGCGTCGCCGGGGCCGCCGGCCTGGGCGGCGGAGGGCGCGGGCGCGGCCGGGGCGGCGGGCTCGGCGACGCGGCGCCGGGAGCCGCGCCCGGACTCCCGCCCGGAGTCGCGCTTGGGCGCGGGGGCGTCGTCGTCATCGTCGTCGGGCAGCGCGGCCATGGCGGCGGTGGACTCGGCGCGGGTGTCGCGGCGCCCGGCGAAGGGGCGGTCGTCGTCGCTGTCGGAGTCGTCGCCGGAGAGGCTGGACCAGAAGTCGTTGTCGGACAGGCCGCCGGCGTCATCGTCGTCGTCATCGCGCGCTGCCGCGCGGCCGCGCCGCGCCCGCGAGCGGGCGGGAGCGGACTCGCCGCGCGAGCGGCGGTCGCGGCCCCGGGGGCGGGAGCCGGCGTCGCGGTCGTCGTCGGCCTCGGCCTCCGCGTCGTCGCCCGCGTAGTCGTCGTCTTCGTAGTCGTCGTAGCCGTCGTCGGCGTTGCCGGCGCTGAGCGCCCGCATTCCCAGCAGGATGAGCACCAGCACGATCAGGACCACGATGATGGCGATGATCGCGATAAGCGCAATGGTCATGGTGAATGCACCACCCTAGGGCCCGCGGCCTGGTAGAGGACAGAGCTGCCACCGGCGGTGGTGATGTGGCTGGCCGGTGTGGAGGCGCGCGGAGCGGGGGCGGTGGGCCGGGCTGAGGGAAGCAGGCCGTACCGCGCGCTGAAGCGGTATCGGGAAACCGTGGCCCGTTCGGGAGCCCTCGCCACGACGCGGAGCGGTTCGCCGCCCGGCGGCCGGCCGCGCGCGGGGGCGGCGGGCAGGCCGGGCGCGGCGCCGGGAGCGCGACCCGTCGCCGGGCGCGGGCGCCGATGCGAGCGCTTGCACGATTCGGTCATGAGGTAATCAACGGGGGGCACGGACCCACTTTATGCATAGATGCGGCATGAGTGCAGAGGGCGACGGACGCTTCCCGCAGTGCGCGCGGGACCCCGCGCGGCCCCGCTCCCGGGCGGGGGACCCGCCCGGAGCCCGCGCGCGGGTGTCCGACTTCACTACTCATTGGTAACGGTAAGGGAGCCCCGCGCCACCGCGCGATCGGCGATGGCGTCGAGGGACTCGTCCAACGGGGCGTCGTTGGGCAGGTCGAGCTCGCTGTTGAGGGCGTAGAGGGTGAACCGGATCTCGCTCGCGCCGTCCTCGGAGAAGCACGGCGGGTCGTAGGCCGGTTCGCCCTCGCTGTTGAGGCCCTGCTCGCCCGGCTGGGGCACGGTGTTCTGCCGCAGTTCCGCGCTCTGCGGGTCCAGCCCGTAGAGCACCCAGAAGACGACGGCCTCCTCGGGGGCGTCGACCACCAGCGCCAGCGACTGCGTGACGTCGCCGCCGGGCAGGCCCGACCACTGCAGCGAGGGGGAGACCCCGTCGCCGTCGCAGGTGTAGAGGTCGGGCAGCGGCTCGCCCTCCTGGAGCATCGTGCTCGTCAGGTTGATCTCGTCGCTGAGTTCGGCGTCGGTGCCGGAGGGCAGCGTCCCGCACCCCGCCGTGGCGGCCAGCAGCAGCGCGGCGCCGCCGGCCGCTGCGGACCGCGCTCCCGCGCGGCGCGATCGGGGTGAACGTCGGCGTTCGACCGGGAACATGGGACTCCTGCGAAACGATGCGTCGGTGGCTCCTGCGCCGCCACGGCGCCCCGGACGCGGTGAGGGAGGTGCGTACCGGGCGCGTGCTGCGGCGTTCCACCGAACCCTACTGCGGTCAGCGCAGCGATGAGCCCAGTACGCCCGGCTGCCCGGTCCCTCACTGCGGCCCGGCCGAAACGGGAAGGTCGGCTGTCCCCTTCGCCGGAGCCGGCCGCCGGGTCGGCCCAGGGCCGACCCGGGGGAGGGCGGAGGTGCCCTGG encodes:
- a CDS encoding SulP family inorganic anion transporter; this encodes MRHDAQGTSTAPRDAGTGPLTRLRSLPLLRNVPGDLAASLVVFLVAVPLSLGIAVASGAPLVAGLIAAIVGGIVAGSVGGSAVQVSGPTASLTIIVADLVHTYGWRVTCLITMLAGVIQLGLGAFRIARAALAVSPAVIHGMLAGMGVTIALAQIHVVLGGDPPSSAMAGITELPGQLLDSHTPAVAVGALTIAVLLVWPRLPGVGRIRLLPAALVAITAATVVATLAELPVERVDLPDSLAAAWSGPLLPERADLHGVAIGALAVALVASVESLLGAIAVDRLHDGPRVNLNRELIGQGTANTVSGALGGLPVAGVIVRSTANARAGARTPLSAIMHGVWIMVFIALLATAAELVPMAALAALLVFIGAQMVNLARLRDLRRHREASVYVVALGAVVVFGLLEGVIIGFAVAILVSLRRLTRVTVLTEEFEGRWHIVVQGSLTFLGVPRVAHVLRTVPNGTHVDLDLHVDFMDHAAFESIHAWRLDHERTGGTVDIDEVHENWYERRSRQAPPADKTAPSGLSRWWAPWQMRGFDHGDPPSDLLLSGAREYHASTAGRMRSLMSRLAHRQHPKALFITCADSRVVPNVITASGPGDLFTVRNIGNLVPRHGAAQPDDSVGAAVEYAVTVLDVPSVVVCGHSNCGAMKALMERAGTPDDSELAHLGRWLGHGEASAARAGRSRLLGAPAPEAMRLLSQANVVQQLENLLTYPAVRRRYEEGRLELTGMYYDLETAEISVLDPGSGEFTPVPAAELAEAPPGPAPRPPVPPQAPPPADTDPAGSARTQDPSPAG
- a CDS encoding YbhB/YbcL family Raf kinase inhibitor-like protein, whose amino-acid sequence is MFPVERRRSPRSRRAGARSAAAGGAALLLAATAGCGTLPSGTDAELSDEINLTSTMLQEGEPLPDLYTCDGDGVSPSLQWSGLPGGDVTQSLALVVDAPEEAVVFWVLYGLDPQSAELRQNTVPQPGEQGLNSEGEPAYDPPCFSEDGASEIRFTLYALNSELDLPNDAPLDESLDAIADRAVARGSLTVTNE